In Musa acuminata AAA Group cultivar baxijiao chromosome BXJ2-8, Cavendish_Baxijiao_AAA, whole genome shotgun sequence, one genomic interval encodes:
- the LOC103994912 gene encoding lipid phosphate phosphatase 2 isoform X3 encodes MHPKHHDRQLIPWLKGKRKFWLEDNMRDVQLGSHTVRSHGIKVARTHKLDWLILIFLVVLVMVLKIVHPFYRFVGKDMMNDLRYPFKTSTIPSWVLPIIAIVLPASISIAFYFHRREVYDLHHSILGLLYAVLTTAIITNAIKVTVGRPRPDFFWRCFPDGKELYDIVTGNVICHGEENLINDGHKSFPSGHTSCLGYLALYLSGKIKAFDRNGHVAKLCIVFLPLLVASLVGISRVDDYRHHWDDVFVGGILGVTVATFCYLQFFPAPYHMDGWGPYAYFQMLEEQGSSNPTSAANQQTEGSNMIRLSRIYTNRSPANDLEYGRV; translated from the exons GACAATATGAGAGACGTTCAGCTTGGTTCACACACAGTGCGATCTCATGGAATTAAAGTGGCCAGAACACATAAGTTAGATTGGCTTATACTCATTTTTCTGGTGGTGCTTGTGATGGTTTTGAAAATTGTTCATCCGTTTTACCGCTTCGTTGGAAAGGATATGATGAATGACCTAAGATACCCATTCAAGACCAGCACCATTCCATCATGGGTTCTTCCT ATAATTGCGATAGTGTTGCCTGCTTCGATATCTATTGCCTTCTATTTCCATAGGAGAGAGGTTTATGATCTGCATCATTCCATCCTTG GTCTTCTTTATGCTGTGCTGACAACTGCGATTATAACCAATGCAATAAAGGTCACTGTTGGTCGACCTCGGCCAGATTTCTTTTGGCGTTGTTTTCCAGATGGAAAGGAG TTGTATGATATAGTGACAGGAAATGTTATTTGTCACGGGGAGGAAAACTTAATAAATGATGGACACAAGAGTTTTCCTAGTGGTCACACTTCAT GTCTTGGTTACCTAGCACTTTATTTGTCTGGGAAGATCAAAGCATTTGATCGTAATGGACATGTGGCAAAACTTTGTATTGTGTTTCTTCCACTACTTGTCGCTTCACTTGTTGGAATCTCTCGTGTCGATGATTATCGGCACCACTGGGATGATGTCTTTGTTGGTGGTATTCTGG GTGTCACAGTTGCCACATTTTGTTATCTGCAGTTTTTTCCTGCACCTTATCATATGGATG GTTGGGGGCCGTATGCATACTTTCAGATGTTGGAGGAGCAAGGTAGTAGCAATCCGACCAGTGCAGCAAACCAGCAAACCGAAGGCAGCAACATGATCAGGTTATCCCGGATATATACTAATAGATCACCAGCGAATGACTTGGAATATGGGAGGGTGTAA
- the LOC103994912 gene encoding lipid phosphate phosphatase 2 isoform X2 encodes MHPKHHDRQLIPWLKGKRKFWLEDNMRDVQLGSHTVRSHGIKVARTHKLDWLILIFLVVLVMVLKIVHPFYRFVGKDMMNDLRYPFKTSTIPSWVLPIIAIVLPASISIAFYFHRREVYDLHHSILGLLYAVLTTAIITNAIKVTVGRPRPDFFWRCFPDGKELYDIVTGNVICHGEENLINDGHKSFPSGHTSWSFAGLGYLALYLSGKIKAFDRNGHVAKLCIVFLPLLVASLVGISRVDDYRHHWDDVFVGGILGVTVATFCYLQFFPAPYHMDGWGPYAYFQMLEEQGSSNPTSAANQQTEGSNMIRLSRIYTNRSPANDLEYGRV; translated from the exons GACAATATGAGAGACGTTCAGCTTGGTTCACACACAGTGCGATCTCATGGAATTAAAGTGGCCAGAACACATAAGTTAGATTGGCTTATACTCATTTTTCTGGTGGTGCTTGTGATGGTTTTGAAAATTGTTCATCCGTTTTACCGCTTCGTTGGAAAGGATATGATGAATGACCTAAGATACCCATTCAAGACCAGCACCATTCCATCATGGGTTCTTCCT ATAATTGCGATAGTGTTGCCTGCTTCGATATCTATTGCCTTCTATTTCCATAGGAGAGAGGTTTATGATCTGCATCATTCCATCCTTG GTCTTCTTTATGCTGTGCTGACAACTGCGATTATAACCAATGCAATAAAGGTCACTGTTGGTCGACCTCGGCCAGATTTCTTTTGGCGTTGTTTTCCAGATGGAAAGGAG TTGTATGATATAGTGACAGGAAATGTTATTTGTCACGGGGAGGAAAACTTAATAAATGATGGACACAAGAGTTTTCCTAGTGGTCACACTTCAT GGTCCTTTGCAGGTCTTGGTTACCTAGCACTTTATTTGTCTGGGAAGATCAAAGCATTTGATCGTAATGGACATGTGGCAAAACTTTGTATTGTGTTTCTTCCACTACTTGTCGCTTCACTTGTTGGAATCTCTCGTGTCGATGATTATCGGCACCACTGGGATGATGTCTTTGTTGGTGGTATTCTGG GTGTCACAGTTGCCACATTTTGTTATCTGCAGTTTTTTCCTGCACCTTATCATATGGATG GTTGGGGGCCGTATGCATACTTTCAGATGTTGGAGGAGCAAGGTAGTAGCAATCCGACCAGTGCAGCAAACCAGCAAACCGAAGGCAGCAACATGATCAGGTTATCCCGGATATATACTAATAGATCACCAGCGAATGACTTGGAATATGGGAGGGTGTAA